The proteins below come from a single Hippocampus zosterae strain Florida chromosome 5, ASM2543408v3, whole genome shotgun sequence genomic window:
- the pogzb gene encoding pogo transposable element with ZNF domain has protein sequence MDMELFMECEEEELEPWQQVDDGVDEDDNDDNMGTCEPASLLLSSSLKPTAAPPPPASCAIPVLSQTPPFILTQTSGGAHLLLTTQALPLPSPGPSLIVNLPQIPSPVVRPALGVSSTFPRGLILSGAPVQLNLHASKGHQAAGSAFDSSVAPTKVVLSVDEFYYGTAGDDQPLRRKYPQVTEADAFNCSICERAISDNLRLVQHTLQHSPLIRGGDDQKMCAFCFRQFSSGAHLQGHRERVHGPSPSSCTCRICEWAFDSEPTFLNHMKTNHKPGEMPYVCQVCFYRSSFYSDVLQHFASIHKESRYLLCVFCLKVSRNVASYQKHVLHHQAGQAFHCSRCRLQFAFLADKKRHKLERHRSVRRPAKLEGLPLGTKVTIRMYGKRKVPVVSVRGGARLLQDPSCLIQPIKIKTELQSASAIGSPPPTDPPLSPPAGSTNGRLWCLECGGDVQDMAAHYPTHVRCLLCAFGSCCSRAYATHMIHHHVPRTKDQLLPAHRRPPPCHFFLVCSRCDFASVSGDEMAEHLVANPEHGSATCRSRAYIEPDIQLCSDEEMPRVLKGDETVCNHDWRSADSWIRPEEDPDAKTRIAPFTQPCGPRQPPLKNGDAVDFFDLLFPAALVELITTETNAHAKTCRYLGSGCRDWVPVNPQEIKGFLGLCILMGVQNFPEPSQYWSWNEHDNGPTFQRTMSLERFKQLASNIRMGSFSADELMHGRKADDPLRVFRRMLDILSDAMWDAYCPNCCLSVDRALLPGLEGDLESGSSKGQPQVWLLCDSKSGYCHRLFIETGDKASREAGSDVVQELVKGLENKHHQIYLANSLTSVPLVQNLLERGIYTSSSFPPPSPILPAGVWEDGRLDKPGDFLQRQLGPVLATRWRDTKEMGCLSTNAQVGEADTVWRRSQTKVGSLDPIKRPMAFRLLQENMRGVDICKQLLACNPLGGILQDRHWRTLFWFLVNLSVVNAFIVLRESRKDNPPAWVRDGLFTQVNFRRRLGVQLAECAHKASNGSAGLKQPKVERGDPSVQRRHRMGKIGGSSKWCQHCNGTKDVGWGCMACGVGLCKDPRCFWEFHGLSPLNKGPTEVGFLDSVRSGEAESDNLLDHMAPLEDLDFSEDEGADKPEESQRIKEEPPSPPSSAHPANISSQSAAPAPKERVDFLSAHQLRVALLALCSGVRQASAVFATEPQLIRFWLKEASNHLKQKNREEVEVQVQGDGEARLVAWVLSQREQQLPVSESVFFHKAAALNKNGALGDTFQMSYDWAVLFMLRYRLGTTLPGGSKRAPARQLPLALQANVQSFKEFTHRVIRVHHLPENAVAVMDELCFFVDHRSFQDRRLHAEALQFTGSVPLVTVCLSALADGTMLPALVLTNRELTGEMLPDFVVLEVTSQNPYAAEAFKVWTQRIWLQYLSGPVQHRKSMLVLDQHHNHVGDISLNQLSTSGTLPAVIPEGCSFLLQPLDLCVKPALERFLRARWTKFCTDHQNEPELPAPGKLHDTAVQMLVRWTTEALTLLKDLRQPWRTSFEISGILPLTDPRQEGLDREDNQQKLLEKLEKLLLPSKDCLDLLEVEDKEYEEDSEDDRTSAGKSEESKEEDTQEEPGSDTIIKRREKGEGNVETEVQEEEALQGDTNITWEENRETDSLEAEEPGVNTKIDHADQLLTMEAESEEEEKENEDRNEATKERRETRIMIGEEVGDEWKITMKTRTETRTEAAQTNQDEPQQMDQS, from the exons ATGGACATGGAGTTGTTTATGGAGTGTGAAGAGGAGGAGCTGGAACCGTGGCAGCAGGTGGACGATGGCGTGGACGAAGACGATAATGACGACAACATGGGCACTTGTGAGCCAG cttctttgttgttgtcgtcatcACTGAAGCCGACAGCTGCGCCGCCACCTCCTGCCTCCTGTGCCATCCCGGTGTTGTCTCAGACCCCGCCCTTCATCCTGACACAGACCAGTGGGGGGGCACACCTCCTCCTCACCACCCAG GCATTGCCGCTGCCATCACCTGGACCCTCGCTTATTGTCAACCTACCACAGATACCCT CACCTGTGGTCCGGCCCGCCCTGGGAGTATCCTCTACCTTCCCTCGTGGCCTCATCCTCTCAGGAGCTCCCGTCCAGCTGAACCTCCACGCCAGCAAGGGCCACCAAG CTGCTGGCTCGGCGTTCGACTCGAGCGTGGCGCCAACCAAGGTGGTCTTAAGCGTGGACGAGTTCTACTATGGGACGGCCGGGGACGATCAGCCTCTGAGGAGGAAGTACCCGCAGGTGACCGAGGCTGACGCTTTCAACTGCAGCATTTGTGAGCGCGCAATTAGCGACAACCTCAG GTTGGTCCAGCACACGCTTCAGCACTCGCCGCTGATAAGAGGAGGCGACGACCAGAAGATGTGCGCCTTTTGCTTCCGCCAGTTTTCGAGCGGCGCTCATCTCCAGGGCCATCGCGAGCGGGTTCAcggcccctccccctcctcct GCACGTGCCGTATCTGCGAGTGGGCCTTTGACAGTGAGCCGACCTTCCTCAACCACATGAAGACCAATCACAAGCCGGGAGAGATGCCCTACGTCTGTCAG GTGTGCTTCTACCGCTCGTCCTTTTACTCGGACGTCCTGCAACACTTTGCCAGTATCCACAAAGAATCGCGCTACCTGCTGTGTGTTTTTTGCCTCAAAGTCAGCCGGAACGTTGCCAGCTATCAGAAGCACGTCCTGCATCACCAG GCAGGCCAGGCTTTCCACTGCAGCAGGTGTCGCCTGCAGTTCGCCTTCCTTGCTGACAAAAAGCGCCACAAGCTGGAGCGCCACCGCAGCGTCCGCAGACCCGCCAAGCTGGAGGGGCTACCGCTGGGTACAAAG GTGACCATTCGCATGTACGGCAAGAGAAAAGTTCCCGTGGTGTCGGTCAGGGGCGGGGCCCGGCTCCTGCAGGACCCGTCTTGCCTCATCCAGCCAATCAAGATCAAGACGGAGCTACAGAGCGCTTCCGCCATCGGGAGCCCACCGCCGACCGACCCCCCGCTTTCGCCCCCCGCAGGGTCGACGAACGGCAG gttgtggtGTTTAGAGTGCGGCGGTGACGTGCAAGACATGGCGGCCCACTACCCAACGCATGTACGCTGCCTGCTGTGCGCTTTCGGCAGCTGCTGCTCTCGTGCGTATGCCACCCACATGATCCA CCACCATGTGCCGCGCACCAAAGACCAGCTTCTTCCCGCGCATCGGCGGCCGCCGCCCTG TCACTTCTTCTTGGTCTGTTCCCGCTGTGACTTTGCGTCAGTGTCTGGGGACGAGATGGCCGAACACCTGGTGGCCAACCCGGAGCACGGCAGCGCCACGTGTCGCTCCAGAG CGTATATCGAGCCGGACATCCAGCTGTGTTCTGACGAAGAGATGCCACGCGTGCTTAAGGGGGACGAAACCGTTTGCAACCATGATTGGAGGTCGGCCGACAGTTGGATACGGCCCGAGGAGGACCCGGACGCCAAGACCCGCATTGCGCCGTTCACTCAGCCCTGTGGGCCTCGCCAGCCGCCGCTGAAGAACGGCGACGCTGTGGATTTCTTCGACCTGCTGTTCCCTGCGGCGCTAGTGGAATTGATCACCACAGAGACCAATGCCCACGCCAAGACGTGCCGCTACCTGGGCTCGGGCTGCCGGGACTGGGTTCCAGTCAACCCCCAAGAAATCAAAGGTTTCCTGGGTCTGTGCATCCTGATGGGCGTTCAGAACTTTCCAGAGCCGTCTCAGTACTGGTCGTGGAACGAGCACGACAACGGCCCCACCTTCCAGCGCACCATGAGCCTGGAACGTTTCAAGCAACTGGCCTCCAACATCCGCATGGGAAGCTTCAGCGCAGACGAATTAATGCACGGCCGCAAAGCCGACGACCCGCTACGCGTTTTTAGGCGCATGCTGGACATCCTGAGCGATGCCATGTGGGACGCCTACTGTCCCAACTGCTGCTTGAGCGTAGACAGAGCTCTGCTTCCCGGTCTGGAGGGGGACCTGGAATCGGGGAGCTCCAAGGGGCAGCCACAGGTATGGCTGCTGTGCGACTCCAAGTCCGGCTACTGCCATCGCCTCTTCATCGAGACCGGTGATAAGGCGAGCCGGGAGGCGGGCTCAGATGTCGTGCAAGAGCTGGTCAAGGGTCTGGAGAACAAACACCACCAGATCTACTTGGCCAACTCGCTCACGTCCGTCCCTCTGGTGCAGAATCTTCTGGAGCGGGGCATCTACACCTCCAGTTCCTTCCCACCTCCCAGTCCCATCCTGCCGGCGGGAGTTTGGGAGGACGGCCGGCTGGACAAACCCGGGGACTTCCTGCAAAGGCAATTGGGTCCCGTGCTGGCTACGCGCTGGAGGGACACCAAAGAGATGGGCTGCCTGTCCACAAACGCCCAGGTGGGGGAAGCGGACACGGTGTGGAGGCGCTCCCAGACCAAGGTGGGGAGCTTGGATCCCATAAAGCGGCCCATGGCCTTCCGACTTCTGCAAGAGAACATGCGAGGGGTGGACATCTGCAAGCAGCTGCTGGCCTGCAATCCGCTGGGTGGAATCCTGCAGGACCGCCACTGGCGTACGCTCTTCTGGTTCCTGGTCAACCTGAGCGTGGTCAACGCCTTCATCGTCCTCCGCGAGAGCCGCAAGGACAACCCGCCAGCATGGGTGCGAGACGGCCTCTTCACGCAAGTCAACTTCCGCAGGCGTCTGGGTGTCCAGCTGGCTGAGTGTGCCCACAAGGCCTCGAATGGGAGCGCCGGGCTCAAGCAGCCCAAAGTGGAGAGGGGCGACCCAAGCGTCCAACGCCGGCACCGGATGGGCAAAATTGGGGGCTCGTCGAAGTGGTGCCAACACTGCAACGGAACCAAGGACGTTGGCTGGGGCTGCATGGCGTGCGGGGTGGGACTATGCAAAGACCCGCGATGCTTCTGGGAGTTCCACGGACTGTCGCCTCTAAACAAAG GCCCGACGGAAGTTGGGTTCCTCGACAGCGTCCGAAG CGGGGAGGCGGAGTCTGACAATCTCCTAGACCATATGGCCCCACTTGAGGACTTGGACTTCTCTGAAGACGAGGGCGCAGACAAGCCTGAGGAAAGCCAACGTATAAAAGAGGAGCCGCCTTCACCGCCTTCCTCGGCTCATCCGGCAAATATCAGCAGCCAATCAgctgcccccgcccccaaagaACGAGTAGACTTCCTATCAGCCCACCAGCTGAGGGTAGCACTGCTGGCTTTGTGCAGCGGAGTGCGGCAGGCTTCCGCGGTGTTTGCCACCGAGCCTCAGCTCATCCGGTTCTGGCTGAAAGAAGCCAGTAACCATCTGAAACAAAAGAACCGGGAAGAAGTTGAGGTGCAGGTCCAGGGGGATGGCGAGGCCCGCCTGGTGGCCTGGGTACTGAGCCAGCGTGAGCAGCAGCTTCCCGTCAGTGAAAGTGTATTTTTTCACAAAGCGGCCGCCCTCAACAAGAACGGCGCCTTGGGTGACACCTTCCAAATGTCGTACGACTGGGCCGTGCTCTTCATGCTTCGATACCGACTTGGCACGACACTGCCCGGCGGCAGCAAGCGAGCGCCGGCTCGCCAACTGCCGCTGGCTCTGCAAGCTAACGTTCAGTCCTTCAAGGAGTTTACTCATAGAGTGATACGGGTTCACCACCTTCCCGAAAATGCAGTCGCCGTGATGGATGAGTTGTGCTTCTTTGTGGATCACAGGAGCTTTCAGGACCGGCGGCTGCACGCCGAGGCTTTGCAATTCACAGGCTCAGTACCACTGGTCACCGTGTGTCTGTCGGCACTGGCTGACGGAACGATGCTTCCCGCCTTGGTGCTAACCAACCGAGAGCTGACGGGTGAGATGCTGCCAGACTTTGTTGTGCTTGAAGTCACTTCGCAGAACCCATACGCTGCGGAGGCTTTCAAGGTCTGGACTCAAAGGATTTGGCTTCAATATCTTTCTGGGCCAGTTCAGCACAGGAAGTCCATGTTGGTGTTGGACCAGCATCACAACCACGTGGGAGACATTTCCCTCAACCAGCTGAGCACCTCGGGCACTCTTCCGGCCGTGATCCCCGAAGGTTGTTCCTTCCTCCTGCAGCCTCTGGACCTCTGCGTAAAACCGGCTCTAGAGCGTTTCCTCCGGGCCCGTTGGACCAAGTTCTGCACTGACCACCAGAATGAGCCCGAACTACCTGCGCCGGGAAAACTGCACGACACTGCCGTTCAAATGCTGGTCCGTTGGACGACCGAAGCCTTGACGCTCCTTAAAGACCTCCGTCAGCCATGGAGGACCTCCTTCGAGATCTCGGGTATCCTGCCCTTGACAGATCCCCGCCAAGAAGGTCTCGACCGAGAGGACAACCAGCAAAAGCTCTTAGAGAAACTTGAAAAGTTACTGCTGCCTTCCAAAGATTGTTTGGACCTCCTGGAAGTGGAAGATAAAGAGTATGAGGAGGACTCTGAAGATGACCGGACATCTGCAGGGAAATCCGAAGAGAGTAAAGAGGAGGACACTCAAGAGGAACCAGGGTCAGACACCATCATAAAACGGAGAGAGAAAGGGGAAGGCAACGTAGAGACGGAGGTTCAGGAGGAAGAAGCACTACAGGGAGACACCAATATAACCTGGGAAGAGAACAGAGAAACAGACAGCCTGGAGGCAGAAGAACCAGGGGTGAACACTAAAATAGACCACGCAGACCAGCTTCTGACAATGGAGGCGGagagtgaagaagaagagaaggagAACGAGGACAGGAATGAGGCCACTAAGGAGCGCAGGGAGACCAGGATCATGATTGGAGAGGAAGTCGGCGACGAGTGGAAGATAACCATGAAGACCAGGACGGAGACAAGGACCGAAGCTGCCCAGACAAACCAAGACGAGCCCCAACAAATGGACCAGAGCTGA
- the selenbp1 gene encoding LOW QUALITY PROTEIN: methanethiol oxidase (The sequence of the model RefSeq protein was modified relative to this genomic sequence to represent the inferred CDS: substituted 1 base at 1 genomic stop codon) encodes MAGCSGCGPGYRSPLDAMKGDREKIVYLPCIYRNTSIRQADYLATVDVDPESSSYCQVVHRLPMPNVNDELHHSGWNACSSCFGDASKKRNRLILPALISSRIYVVDVGTEPRKPRLHKTVEPVDLYWKCGLANPHTTHCLGSGQILISCMGDPSGGGKGGFLLLDGXTFDVIGNWEQPGEAAPFGYDFWYQPRHNVMISSEWGAPKALANGFNPAHVAEGHYGTSLHVWDWTTHKRVQTLDLGEEGAIPLEIRFLHDPNATEGFVGCALKGSVFRFYRAPTGKWAAEKVISIPSKKVEGWMLPDMPALITDILISLDDRFLYFSNWLHGDIRQYDISDTRNPRLVGQVFLGGSITNDGPVRVLEDPENQPQPQPRFIQGKRVYGGPQMLQLSLDGQRLYVTTSLYSGWDKQFYPEMVREGSVMMQIDVDTSKGGLTPNEKFLVDFGNEPGGPALAHELRYPGGDCTSDIWL; translated from the exons ATGG CTGGCTGCTCAGGATGCGGACCAGGGTACAGGAGCCCGCTCGACGCCATGAAAG GCGATCGCGAGAAGATCGTATATCTTCCGTGCATCTACCGAAACACGTCCATCCGCCAGGCCGACTACTTGGCCACCGTGGACGTGGACCCGGAATCTTCATCCTATTGCCAG GTCGTCCACCGCCTTCCTATGCCCAACGTCAATGACGAGCTCCACCACAGTGGCTGGAATGCCTGCAGCAGTTGCTTCGGCGATGCGTCCAAGAAGCGGAACCGCCTCATCCTGCCCGCCCTCATCTCCTCTCGGATCTATGTGGTCGACGTCGGCACCGAGCCCAGAAAACCCAGACTCCACAAG ACCGTGGAGCCAGTGGACCTCTATTGGAAGTGTGGCCTGGCCAACCCCCACACGACCCACTGCCTGGGCAGCGGTCAAATCCTGATCAGTTGCATGGGCGACCCGTCCGGGGGCGGCAAAG GTGGCTTTCTGCTTCTGGACGGCTAGACATTTGACGTGATCGGCAACTGGGAGCAGCCCGGTGAGGCGGCCCCCTTCGGCTACGACTTTTGGTACCAGCCTCGCCACAACGTGATGATCAGCAGCGAATGGGGGGCCCCCAAAGCCCTCGCTAATGGGTTCAATCCTGCTCATGTCGCAGAAG GCCATTACGGTACTTCCCTCCACGTGTGGGACTGGACCACCCACAAGAGGGTGCAGACGCTGGATCTGGGAGAAGAGGGCGCTATTCCTCTTGAAATCCGCTTTCTCCACGACCCAAACGCCACTGAAGGTTTTGTGGGCTGCGCTCTCAAGGGGAGCGTGTTCCGCTTCTACAGAGCACCA ACAGGGAAGTGGGCTGCAGAAAAGGTCATCAGCATTCCCAGTAAGAAAGTCGAAGGATGGATGCTGCCTGACATGCCAG CCCTGATCACGGACATCTTGATCTCCTTGGATGACCGCTTCCTTTACTTCAGCAATTGGCTCCACGGTGACATCAGACAGTATGACATCAGCGACACCAGGAACCCTCGACTGGTTGGACAG GTGTTTTTGGGAGGCAGCATCACCAACGATGGACCAGTCAGAGTTCTTGAGGACCCGGAAAACCAGCCACAGCCCCAGCCTCGTTTTATTCAG GGGAAGCGAGTCTACGGTGGTCCTCAGATGTTACAATTAAGTTTGGATGGTCAAAGGCTGTATGTAACTACGTCACTTTACAGTGGCTGGGACAAACAGTTCTACCCTGAAATGGTCCG GGAGGGGTCAGTAATGATGCAGATCGACGTGGACACCTCGAAGGGGGGTCTGACCCCCAACGAGAAGTTCCTTGTGGATTTCGGTAATGAGCCTGGTGGTCCGGCACTGGCTCACGAGCTGAGATACCCCGGGGGAGACTGCACGTCCGACATCTGGCTGTGA
- the si:dkey-23o4.6 gene encoding retinol dehydrogenase 13 isoform X1: MPDRSGFLVLPWPGVGSEAEAEVEVSEGRGDMLLRGGALLGAVLVICVTALRRWIGGGVCRSGERQDGKTVLVTGANTGIGKETCREMARRGARVVMACRDLSRADQAAEDIRKSTGNGNVVVRHLDLASLYSVRQFAKDFLDSEDRLDILINNAGVMMCPKWLTEDGFETQFAVNHLSHFLLTNLLLPKLKSSAPSRVVTVSSIAHRGGHIDFSDLFFSSRPYSPLQSYRQSKLANVLFSRELARRLRGSGVSSFCVHPGVIRTELGRHVEGWFPLLGVLLRLPAMLLMKTPRQGSQTSLYCAITPGLEEQSGSYFSDCAVKEVAPEGRDDEVADRLWRESALLVGIKDTC, translated from the exons ATGCCAGATAGGTCTGGTTTTCTGGTCCTGCCGTGGCCTGGTGTTGGGTCAGAGGCTGAGGCTGAGGTCGAGGTTTCGGAGGGACGGGGAGATATGCTGCTGCGGGGAGGCGCCTTGCTCGGAGCAGTCCTGGTTATCT gtGTGACAGCCTTGCGCAGATGGATTGGCGGTGGCGTTTGCCGCAGTGGTGAGCGCCAGGATGGGAAGACGGTGCTGGTAACGGGCGCCAATACGGGCATCGGCAAGGAGACATGCAGAGAGATGGCGAGGCGAG GCGCCCGCGTAGTGATGGCGTGCAGAGATCTGTCTCGGGCCGATCAGGCGGCAGAGGACATCCGCAAGTCCACGGGCAACGGCAACGTGGTGGTCCGACACTTGGACCTGGCCTCCCTCTACTCAGTCCGACAGTTTGCCAAAGATTTCCTGGACAGCGAGGACAGACTGGACATCCTCATCAACAACGCCG GTGTGATGATGTGTCCCAAATGGCTGACGGAGGACGGCTTTGAGACTCAGTTTGCCGTCAATCACCTGTCTCACTTTCTTCTGACCAATCTGCTGCTTCCGAAGCTGAAGAGCTCCGCCCCCAGCCGCGTGGTAACCGTGTCATCCATCGCCCACAGGGGAG GTCACATCGACTTTTCCGATTTGTTCTTCAGCTCTCGTCCGTACAGTCCGCTTCAGAGCTACCGGCAGAGCAAGCTTGCTAATGTGCTATTTAGCAGAGAGCTAGCACGCCGCCTGCgag GTTCGGGAGTGAGCTCATTCTGCGTGCATCCCGGCGTCATCCGGACCGAGCTGGGCCGCCACGTGGAGGGTTGGTTCCCTCTGTTGGGGGTGTTGCTGAGGCTACCGGCCATGCTGCTCATGAAAACGCCACGCCAGGGCAGCCAAACCAGTTTGTACTGCGCCATCACGCCGGGACTTGAGGAACAATCAGGAAGCTACTTCAG CGACTGCGCCGTGAAGGAGGTGGCACCAGAAGGTCGGGACGATGAGGTGGCTGACAGGCTGTGGAGGGAGAGCGCGCTGCTGGTCGGAATCAAAGATACTTGCTGA
- the si:dkey-23o4.6 gene encoding retinol dehydrogenase 12 isoform X2: MPDRSGFLVLPWPGVGSEAEAEVEVSEGRGDMLLRGGALLGAVLVICVTALRRWIGGGVCRSGERQDGKTVLVTGANTGIGKETCREMARRGARVVMACRDLSRADQAAEDIRKSTGNGNVVVRHLDLASLYSVRQFAKDFLDSEDRLDILINNAGVMMCPKWLTEDGFETQFAVNHLSHFLLTNLLLPKLKSSAPSRVVTVSSIAHRGGSGVSSFCVHPGVIRTELGRHVEGWFPLLGVLLRLPAMLLMKTPRQGSQTSLYCAITPGLEEQSGSYFSDCAVKEVAPEGRDDEVADRLWRESALLVGIKDTC; the protein is encoded by the exons ATGCCAGATAGGTCTGGTTTTCTGGTCCTGCCGTGGCCTGGTGTTGGGTCAGAGGCTGAGGCTGAGGTCGAGGTTTCGGAGGGACGGGGAGATATGCTGCTGCGGGGAGGCGCCTTGCTCGGAGCAGTCCTGGTTATCT gtGTGACAGCCTTGCGCAGATGGATTGGCGGTGGCGTTTGCCGCAGTGGTGAGCGCCAGGATGGGAAGACGGTGCTGGTAACGGGCGCCAATACGGGCATCGGCAAGGAGACATGCAGAGAGATGGCGAGGCGAG GCGCCCGCGTAGTGATGGCGTGCAGAGATCTGTCTCGGGCCGATCAGGCGGCAGAGGACATCCGCAAGTCCACGGGCAACGGCAACGTGGTGGTCCGACACTTGGACCTGGCCTCCCTCTACTCAGTCCGACAGTTTGCCAAAGATTTCCTGGACAGCGAGGACAGACTGGACATCCTCATCAACAACGCCG GTGTGATGATGTGTCCCAAATGGCTGACGGAGGACGGCTTTGAGACTCAGTTTGCCGTCAATCACCTGTCTCACTTTCTTCTGACCAATCTGCTGCTTCCGAAGCTGAAGAGCTCCGCCCCCAGCCGCGTGGTAACCGTGTCATCCATCGCCCACAGGGGAG GTTCGGGAGTGAGCTCATTCTGCGTGCATCCCGGCGTCATCCGGACCGAGCTGGGCCGCCACGTGGAGGGTTGGTTCCCTCTGTTGGGGGTGTTGCTGAGGCTACCGGCCATGCTGCTCATGAAAACGCCACGCCAGGGCAGCCAAACCAGTTTGTACTGCGCCATCACGCCGGGACTTGAGGAACAATCAGGAAGCTACTTCAG CGACTGCGCCGTGAAGGAGGTGGCACCAGAAGGTCGGGACGATGAGGTGGCTGACAGGCTGTGGAGGGAGAGCGCGCTGCTGGTCGGAATCAAAGATACTTGCTGA